The following are encoded together in the Salvia hispanica cultivar TCC Black 2014 chromosome 6, UniMelb_Shisp_WGS_1.0, whole genome shotgun sequence genome:
- the LOC125196679 gene encoding PLASMODESMATA CALLOSE-BINDING PROTEIN 3-like isoform X1: MAATLFTFKAMALLLSTTATLSAAASTWCVVRSDASEQVMQRALDYACSAGADCAPIQSSGLCYLPNTLPAHASYAINSYYQRKRTTDPTACSFAGAAAIATTDPSYGSCNYPSSPRNAGGMVSTPSGTTNPTSTTPTLTEPLPPPGATTAPPLYGGGGGGLTPGMGSVVAESPLSNASPIYLERSIFSIIYAIFLLLFLPNNVINICLMSRD; this comes from the exons ATGGCTGCGACGCTCTTCACATTCAAAGCGATGGCGCTGTTACTCAGCACCACCGCCACCTTGTCGGCAGCAGCAAGCACGTGGTGCGTGGTGAGGAGCGACGCGAGCGAACAGGTTATGCAAAGAGCTCTGGACTACGCATGCAGCGCGGGCGCCGACTGCGCCCCCATTCAGTCTTCCGGCCTCTGCTATCTTCCCAACACTTTGCCTGCTCACGCTTCCTATGCCATCAACAGTTACTACCAGCGGAAGAGGACCACCGACCCCACCGCCTGCTCCTTTGCCGGCGCTGCTGCTATCGCCACCACCGATCCAA GCTATGGATCTTGTAATTATCCCTCATCTCCAAG AAATGCAGGAGGGATGGTGTCGACACCCAGCGGCACGACTAATCCAACTTCAACAACACCGACTCTAACGGAACCACTTCCGCCACCAGGGGCCACTACAGCTCCACCTTTGTACGGTGGTGGCGGAGGGGGCCTAACTCCAGGGATGGGAAGTGTAGTGGCCGAGTCCCCCTTATCAAACGCTTCACCTATTTACTTAGAAAGGAGCATATTCTCCATTATTTATGCCATTTTTTTGCTCCTTTTTCTTCCAAACAATGTAATTAACATTTGTTTAATGTCAAGAGACTAG
- the LOC125196679 gene encoding PLASMODESMATA CALLOSE-BINDING PROTEIN 3-like isoform X2: MAATLFTFKAMALLLSTTATLSAAASTWCVVRSDASEQVMQRALDYACSAGADCAPIQSSGLCYLPNTLPAHASYAINSYYQRKRTTDPTACSFAGAAAIATTDPSYGSCNYPSSPRRDGVDTQRHD; this comes from the exons ATGGCTGCGACGCTCTTCACATTCAAAGCGATGGCGCTGTTACTCAGCACCACCGCCACCTTGTCGGCAGCAGCAAGCACGTGGTGCGTGGTGAGGAGCGACGCGAGCGAACAGGTTATGCAAAGAGCTCTGGACTACGCATGCAGCGCGGGCGCCGACTGCGCCCCCATTCAGTCTTCCGGCCTCTGCTATCTTCCCAACACTTTGCCTGCTCACGCTTCCTATGCCATCAACAGTTACTACCAGCGGAAGAGGACCACCGACCCCACCGCCTGCTCCTTTGCCGGCGCTGCTGCTATCGCCACCACCGATCCAA GCTATGGATCTTGTAATTATCCCTCATCTCCAAG GAGGGATGGTGTCGACACCCAGCGGCACGACTAA